GgaaacaaattttcaagaacTTGAGTTTACTTTGATATATACACGAGTCTCAGATGTTGAATCTAGAAATCAAGTTTTTCAAATAGGGAGGTAAAACCAGAAGAGCATAATCTTGTTGCTGATCCAAGTTGTGAAAAGTATAAATACTATTGTTGGGTCATCTCTCTGTAGTTCAAAGTTTTAGGACGGTCAAGATTCACGGGTTAAAACCTTTGGTACTCAAAACCCTATAGATTTCATTAAGCTTGTCTTGGGTGATCTTTGTTTTTTGGTGTCCGACAGAGACCAATGTTCCCGTATATGCCTTGTATAGTAATAGTTATCGCAGATTACAAGATTGCTGGATTGTACATGACGGGGTGTGTTTAAGTATAAATGCATTCTTGAGCCATTTCCTATGAACTCGACCCTTTTGGTAAAAATTGTTCACAAGTTAATTTAGTGGGATTTGTGAATGTTGTTTGATCAAAAAATGTTGCTCATTCACTATCAATGATTACATGTTGCTACAGGGAATTCTGTCTTCACTGTCATCATCATTCTTGTTTAGTCTGCTTTAGATGTTCATTATATTTGTCAGAAGCATGGGGCATGAAAAATGTCCCGTGCTTCAGCTTGAGTGATGCTTTTAgtgttcaaatttaaatcgatgTGATTCAGAGTTGCTCTATCATATTGTTGGAGCCAAACCAATTTGGCTCTAAGACTTGGTGTACTCAAGTGCTCTTTGCTGTAACTTTTTGCTTACCAATGATCGTAGAAACACAAGTAAATCAATTGTTGAAAGCAAAATTCGCTCTCTTTGCTTGACAACACATAATAAAAATTCCCAGAACAGAGACAGTTTAATACATTGTCTAGTTAAAGTAATTGGTCCGGAAAAAACCTTTATAACTTAAACATATCCATGCAAATTCCTTTCTGCTAATCTTTTGTAAAGGTTATTTTCTATTAAATTTTTCTTGTTACAATTGTTATTACACCCCAATGTTGCCTACCTTTACCAAAACTTGTAATATcccattttgaaaatttgttttctcATTCTGAATTGCAACAGATGTGCTTCATGATAAACATTTTTGTCCCAAACTAACTGTACTACCTTATTGTAACCACCTTACTCTTATACTAGAATGGAActgattataaatttaataccTACTCTTTCTTGTGCTCCTCATTTCTCGCAGATTTAATGTCATGGCCTATTTGCAGCAAATATGGTGGTTTGAAGTAGATGGGATGGTAAAATTCCCTTTTCCACCAGATATATACACTTTGTCTTTTAGAATTCACGTTGGAAGGTTCTCCAAAAGGCTTGGACGCCGTGTTTCCTATTTTGATCAAACTCATGGTTGGGATATCAAACCTGTGCGTTTTGAATTGACTACTTCAGATGGGCAGCAAGCATCGAGCGAATCCTTTTTAGATGATACAGGGAATGATGACCCTTCTGGAAATCATAAACGCGGTTCTTGGATAGAATATAAGGTAGGTGAATTTATAGTCGGCGAATCAGATCCCCCGACGGAAGTTAAATTCTCAATGAAACAGATTGATTGCACCCATTCCAAAGGTGGACTTTGTGTTGATTCCGTATTGATAATTCCCAGCGAGTTGAAAGGGCGAAGGAAAACAGGCCTTTTGAAGTAAAAGCTACTACGCATGTATGTATTCCGTAGTTATgtggtggttttttttttcggaTTTGTCGTAGGTGTTAGCTTCTGAAAATCATTCAAACTTGGAGGATGTTATCTAAATCTTTTTGCTAGGTATGTGTCCTCTGTTGTAATTTTTGTGCTTTGTAATTGATGCAGTTTTGTTCACTTTTGTTTGTACCTAAGATTAGGTCCTGAACTTCCTTTTTGTGCTTTGTAATATGACCGAATTttacttctttttctttttccccaAAATTAGCATTAAATTGTCAAAAAGTGTCTAAATTGATCAATTTCTGTTTGTTTTGGGGGTAGAGAGAtgattaaaaaaagtaaaagatAACCTTAAATTTGGgccaaaaattgtattttattttgaatgttCTGGTCCTGAAATGTTCTTGATAAATTACGTAACATTAACTCATTAAGGAATAAGCCTCGATTTGATCCTTCGGCCCATTGCATACAGGTCTACCTATCTAATTTTGGGCGCCCTCTAACACTTCAGCCCAACTACATTTGCTTCAAATAAGTCATCCAGTGGACTTGGTCCTAATTTGGGCAATTCTCCTAAAGCAGCGTGAATTCGACgtaaattttggaaattcgAGGGAAGAAATTTGACCTCGAGTAAATCATCTAGAAAAAAATTCGATCATGTTCGAGT
This sequence is a window from Primulina huaijiensis isolate GDHJ02 chromosome 13, ASM1229523v2, whole genome shotgun sequence. Protein-coding genes within it:
- the LOC140991539 gene encoding F-box protein PP2-A15-like, producing the protein MGSSLSNLTENGSGNGVPGLGDIPESCVACVFLYLTPPEICNLARLNRAFRGAASSDAVWESKLPSNYHDLLHLLSNPQVYQTLSKKDIFALLFRPLPFDDGHKVAWVDRVTGRVSLSISAKAMAITGIEDRRYWSWVPTEESRFNVMAYLQQIWWFEVDGMVKFPFPPDIYTLSFRIHVGRFSKRLGRRVSYFDQTHGWDIKPVRFELTTSDGQQASSESFLDDTGNDDPSGNHKRGSWIEYKVGEFIVGESDPPTEVKFSMKQIDCTHSKGGLCVDSVLIIPSELKGRRKTGLLK